From one Bacteroidales bacterium genomic stretch:
- a CDS encoding ATP-binding cassette domain-containing protein: MPENTVISFEKASIFQDDHLVLSDVNFSISKGEFVYLIGRVGSGKSSLIKTINAELPLNTGTATVVGFSLENIKPKQVPLLRRKLGIVFQDFQLLSDRSVYDNLWFVLHATGWKVKEEIDGRIKLVLEKVNLINKGFKMPHQLSGGEQQRVVIARALLNDPEVILADEPTGNLDPETSESIMALLREISESGRAVLMASHNYTLLKKYPARTLKCDDGKLVEVEESAEIDFTLME, from the coding sequence ATGCCCGAAAACACTGTAATATCTTTTGAAAAGGCTTCTATCTTCCAGGATGATCACCTTGTCCTGTCGGATGTGAATTTTTCGATATCCAAAGGTGAATTTGTTTACCTAATAGGCCGTGTGGGCAGTGGTAAATCAAGCCTCATAAAAACAATAAACGCCGAATTGCCGCTTAATACAGGCACCGCAACTGTGGTGGGTTTTTCGCTTGAAAACATAAAACCCAAACAGGTTCCTTTACTTCGCCGCAAGCTGGGCATAGTTTTCCAGGATTTCCAGCTGTTGTCGGACAGGTCTGTTTATGATAACCTCTGGTTCGTACTTCATGCCACAGGCTGGAAGGTCAAAGAGGAAATTGACGGCCGGATAAAGCTGGTTCTTGAGAAAGTGAACCTGATCAACAAGGGATTCAAAATGCCACATCAATTGTCAGGCGGAGAACAGCAGCGTGTTGTCATTGCAAGGGCTCTTCTGAATGATCCTGAGGTTATCCTGGCTGATGAACCTACCGGAAATCTTGATCCTGAGACATCCGAATCCATTATGGCACTGCTTCGCGAAATAAGTGAGAGTGGCAGGGCTGTGCTGATGGCCAGCCATAACTATACACTTCTCAAAAAATATCCCGCCCGCACACTGAAGTGTGATGACGGAAAACTGGTGGAGGTGGAGGAGAGTGCTGAAATTGATTTTACATTGATGGAATAG